A DNA window from Paraclostridium bifermentans contains the following coding sequences:
- a CDS encoding nucleobase:cation symporter-2 family protein, whose product MSQEKSPKIAPVDERIPVSKSWIFSLQHVLAMCAGAVAVPMMVGSAAGLDHESIVFLISACIFMAGVGTLIQAFGIGNIAGAKIPVIEGTSFAAVAAMTSIASSYQDPNLAMQTVFGAVMAAGLLCIIIAPIFEKIIRFFPKVVTGTVVLVIGVSLLPVGIKWITDSKVGPAEPSQVGLALAVLAITIILFKYLKGIWNSAAILFAIVIGTVLAGVLGMADFSNISSASWFSVNVPLKFGMPVFEPSAVISLGLIMLVLMTESLGNMMAIHEMVDKDIDGANIKRALRGDGISTFLSSIFNSFPITPFAQNTGLVGLMGIKSRYIAIHAGIILLVLGFIPKFASIIAAIPKQVLGGVGFAMFGMVLVGGIRTLSKVEFNGTKNGVIVAISVGLAMIPLANPDFYHNFPNWVQTIFHSGITTGSLAAVLLNIFFNELGSKKESNNDNETDEKAV is encoded by the coding sequence ATGTCTCAAGAAAAAAGCCCTAAAATAGCTCCGGTGGATGAGAGAATACCGGTATCCAAGTCATGGATATTCTCATTACAACACGTATTAGCAATGTGTGCAGGAGCGGTGGCAGTTCCTATGATGGTAGGAAGTGCTGCAGGACTAGACCATGAAAGTATAGTTTTTTTAATTAGTGCTTGTATATTTATGGCGGGGGTAGGAACGCTGATACAAGCTTTTGGTATAGGAAATATTGCAGGTGCTAAGATTCCGGTAATCGAAGGAACTAGCTTTGCGGCTGTTGCAGCCATGACATCTATAGCTTCATCATATCAAGATCCAAATCTAGCTATGCAAACTGTGTTTGGGGCAGTTATGGCAGCTGGATTATTATGTATAATAATAGCTCCAATATTTGAAAAAATAATAAGATTTTTCCCAAAAGTAGTAACAGGAACAGTAGTGTTGGTAATAGGAGTATCTCTATTACCAGTTGGGATTAAGTGGATAACTGATAGTAAAGTAGGGCCAGCTGAACCGTCTCAAGTAGGATTAGCACTAGCTGTATTAGCTATAACTATTATTCTATTTAAGTATTTAAAAGGAATATGGAATAGTGCAGCAATACTTTTTGCAATAGTAATCGGAACAGTATTAGCAGGTGTATTAGGTATGGCTGATTTTAGTAATATATCTAGTGCAAGTTGGTTTAGTGTTAATGTACCTTTAAAATTTGGTATGCCAGTATTTGAACCATCAGCAGTAATATCTTTAGGATTAATAATGTTAGTCCTAATGACTGAATCATTAGGAAACATGATGGCAATACATGAGATGGTAGATAAAGATATAGATGGAGCAAATATAAAAAGAGCATTAAGAGGAGATGGTATCTCAACTTTTCTATCTAGTATATTCAACTCATTCCCAATAACTCCATTTGCTCAAAATACAGGGCTTGTTGGATTGATGGGAATAAAGTCAAGATACATAGCGATACATGCAGGTATTATCTTATTGGTATTAGGATTTATACCTAAATTTGCATCAATAATAGCAGCAATACCTAAACAGGTTCTTGGTGGAGTAGGATTCGCGATGTTTGGGATGGTTTTAGTAGGTGGAATAAGAACTTTAAGCAAAGTTGAATTTAATGGAACAAAAAATGGAGTAATTGTAGCAATAAGTGTTGGATTAGCTATGATACCTTTAGCAAATCCTGATTTTTATCATAACTTCCCAAATTGGGTGCAAACAATATTCCATAGTGGTATAACAACAGGAAGTTTAGCTGCAGTTTTACTGAACATATTCTTTAATGAATTAGGAAGTAAAAAAGAATCAAACAATGATAATGAAACAGATGAAAAAGCAGTTTAA
- a CDS encoding iron-containing alcohol dehydrogenase — MNRFTIPRDLYFGDDAIDYLKNARGKKAMLVIGSERLIKDGTVPKIQENLKEANIETVIFKGVENDPSVATVRKGVEMMNEFNPDLIIGIGGGSPIDAAKAMWIFYEYPEFTFEEAAKPFNLPELRQKAHFIAIPTTSGTATEVTSFSVITDNETGVKYPIADYNITPDIAIVDTKLVQTMPKTLVANTGMDALTHAIEAYVSNARNPITDALSMKSIEMIYENLVKSFNGEDQARKDMHIAQNLAGMAFSNAILGIVHSMAHKTGKIFDIPHGLANAIYLPAAIQFNSKTAKAAYADIAKRLGLVGNTEDELVNSLVNVVKQFRKDMGMANSLKEFGLSEEVFNKNLQSISETTLADPCTGTNPRQISVEEMKELFKAVYYGEDVNF; from the coding sequence ATGAATAGATTTACAATACCAAGAGACTTATATTTTGGAGATGACGCAATAGATTATTTAAAAAATGCAAGAGGTAAAAAAGCAATGCTTGTTATAGGGTCTGAGAGATTAATAAAAGATGGAACAGTTCCTAAAATACAAGAGAACTTAAAAGAAGCAAATATAGAGACAGTAATCTTTAAAGGAGTTGAAAATGATCCATCAGTTGCTACTGTAAGAAAAGGTGTTGAAATGATGAATGAATTCAATCCTGACTTAATAATAGGAATAGGAGGAGGTTCTCCGATAGATGCGGCAAAAGCTATGTGGATATTCTACGAGTATCCAGAATTTACTTTCGAAGAAGCTGCAAAACCATTTAACTTACCAGAACTTAGACAGAAAGCTCACTTCATAGCGATACCAACTACAAGTGGAACTGCAACAGAAGTAACTTCATTCTCAGTAATAACAGATAATGAAACAGGAGTTAAATATCCAATAGCAGACTATAACATAACACCAGATATAGCTATAGTAGATACTAAATTAGTTCAAACTATGCCTAAAACATTAGTAGCAAACACTGGTATGGATGCTTTAACACATGCAATAGAAGCTTATGTATCTAATGCTAGAAATCCAATAACAGATGCTTTATCTATGAAATCAATAGAAATGATTTATGAAAATTTAGTTAAATCTTTCAATGGTGAAGACCAAGCGAGAAAAGATATGCATATAGCTCAAAACTTAGCAGGTATGGCATTCTCAAATGCAATATTAGGTATAGTTCACTCTATGGCACATAAAACAGGTAAGATATTTGATATACCTCACGGTTTAGCAAATGCGATTTACTTACCAGCTGCAATACAATTTAATTCAAAAACAGCAAAAGCTGCATATGCAGATATAGCTAAGAGATTAGGTTTAGTTGGGAATACAGAAGATGAATTAGTAAATTCATTAGTAAATGTTGTAAAACAATTTAGAAAAGACATGGGAATGGCTAACTCATTAAAAGAATTTGGTTTATCTGAAGAAGTATTTAACAAAAACTTACAATCTATATCAGAAACAACATTGGCTGATCCATGTACAGGTACAAATCCAAGACAGATATCAGTAGAAGAAATGAAAGAATTATTTAAAGCAGTTTACTATGGAGAAGATGTAAACTTCTAA
- a CDS encoding winged helix-turn-helix transcriptional regulator codes for MPVDRTNKVSCSHYRCEIEVTLEVIGGKWKSLILWNLGIHEVIRYNEFRTIIPDISQKMLTQQLRFLEKNLLIHRKVYNQVPPMVEYSLTDLGKKLLPILNQMDVWGKEFVNEFSKRK; via the coding sequence TTGCCTGTAGATAGAACAAATAAAGTTAGCTGTAGTCATTATAGATGTGAAATTGAAGTTACACTTGAAGTTATAGGTGGTAAGTGGAAATCTCTTATACTATGGAATTTAGGTATTCATGAGGTTATTCGATACAATGAATTTAGAACCATAATCCCAGATATAAGCCAAAAGATGTTAACTCAACAATTAAGATTTTTAGAAAAAAATCTTCTTATACATAGAAAAGTCTATAATCAAGTTCCTCCTATGGTTGAATATTCACTTACGGATTTAGGTAAAAAACTATTGCCTATATTAAATCAAATGGATGTTTGGGGTAAAGAATTTGTTAATGAATTTTCTAAAAGGAAATAG
- a CDS encoding 4Fe-4S binding protein, with translation MANLQVKIHDMEFPNPIMTAAGPGAKDGDLCIEAVKGGAGGICTKTISVLPADVPRPCMANTNSGFLNTELWSELPKEQWIAEEYAKAKSAGVPVIISMGYTAEDIAKVAPLVKPYADAVELSTHYVGTDVTPIVNALKAAKAALDVPVFMKMSPHTDIQTIAKAVEEAGADGLVMINSFGPCMAIDVETGFPIMGSKTGYGWLSGAPIRPLAVRCIYEASKVVNIPIIGVGGITCGRDVAEMMMAGASAVQTCTEAILKGPQVYGKIARELNEFLEANGYSDVNEIKGLAHKKVQEMEFRTHSVAPQVDQDKCIKCKKCVTSCVYEAIEVGDEMVIDEDKCFGCGLCVTRCPKRALTMQMGAVEAK, from the coding sequence ATGGCAAATTTACAAGTTAAAATACACGATATGGAGTTTCCAAATCCAATAATGACAGCAGCAGGACCAGGAGCTAAAGATGGAGATTTATGTATAGAAGCTGTAAAAGGTGGAGCAGGAGGTATATGCACAAAAACTATATCTGTACTTCCAGCAGATGTACCAAGACCATGTATGGCAAATACTAATAGTGGGTTCTTAAATACGGAGTTATGGTCTGAATTACCAAAGGAACAATGGATAGCTGAAGAATATGCAAAAGCTAAAAGTGCAGGAGTTCCAGTAATAATAAGTATGGGATATACAGCAGAAGATATCGCTAAAGTAGCACCACTTGTTAAGCCTTATGCAGATGCAGTTGAATTATCTACACATTATGTAGGAACAGATGTTACTCCTATAGTAAATGCTTTAAAAGCTGCAAAAGCTGCATTAGACGTACCAGTATTTATGAAAATGAGTCCTCACACTGATATACAAACAATAGCAAAAGCTGTTGAAGAAGCAGGAGCAGATGGACTTGTAATGATAAATTCATTTGGGCCATGTATGGCAATAGATGTTGAAACAGGATTCCCTATAATGGGAAGTAAAACAGGATACGGATGGTTATCAGGAGCTCCAATAAGACCGTTAGCAGTAAGATGTATATACGAAGCTTCTAAAGTTGTAAATATACCAATAATAGGTGTAGGTGGAATAACTTGTGGAAGAGATGTTGCTGAAATGATGATGGCTGGGGCTTCAGCAGTACAAACTTGTACAGAAGCAATACTTAAAGGACCACAAGTATACGGAAAAATAGCTAGAGAATTAAACGAATTCTTAGAAGCAAATGGATATTCAGATGTAAATGAAATAAAAGGATTAGCACATAAGAAAGTTCAAGAAATGGAATTTAGAACTCATTCAGTAGCTCCACAAGTAGATCAAGATAAATGTATAAAATGTAAGAAATGCGTAACAAGTTGTGTATACGAAGCAATTGAAGTTGGAGATGAAATGGTTATAGATGAAGATAAATGTTTTGGATGTGGATTATGCGTAACACGATGTCCAAAGAGAGCATTAACAATGCAAATGGGTGCTGTAGAAGCAAAGTAA
- a CDS encoding NAD(P)-dependent oxidoreductase, whose product MTELINKANKCLLCKNPRCKQSCPINTEIPTIIRLYKDGKIKEAGEILFNNNPLSAICAIVCPHEKQCLGSCIKGIKGKAIEFYKIEEYISTEFLKFGKLKINIDKNNKKIAIVGSGPAGLTVAVELIKKGYDVTVFEKNEELGGILRYGIPEFRLPRSIIDNLINTLKEAGVKFKVNTTIGQIITIDKLFEDGYDAVFIGTGTWNPKRLNIKGETLGNSYYAIDYLRSPKNYDIGGKVVVIGAGNVAMDAARSAKYYGAKEVYVAYRRGFSNMSATKAEIEDALKEGVEFLTYKAPVEINENGIVLMDTKKNIDEDGNISVVKIENSEKLFQCDSILIAISQIPRNTIISNNKSLKANDRGLIITDSDGSTSREGVFSSGDVAYGPKTVIEAVVSAKAVANSIDNYLKSKENI is encoded by the coding sequence ATGACAGAATTAATAAATAAAGCAAATAAGTGCTTACTATGCAAAAATCCAAGATGTAAGCAAAGCTGCCCTATAAATACAGAAATACCAACAATTATAAGATTATATAAGGATGGGAAAATAAAAGAGGCAGGAGAAATATTATTTAATAACAATCCATTATCAGCAATATGTGCTATAGTATGTCCTCATGAAAAACAATGTTTAGGTAGTTGTATAAAAGGAATAAAAGGAAAAGCTATTGAGTTTTATAAGATAGAAGAATATATATCAACAGAGTTTTTAAAATTTGGAAAGTTAAAAATAAATATAGATAAAAATAATAAAAAAATTGCAATTGTGGGTTCGGGACCAGCAGGTCTTACTGTAGCAGTTGAACTTATAAAAAAAGGTTATGATGTAACAGTCTTTGAGAAGAATGAAGAGTTAGGGGGTATTCTAAGGTATGGTATACCTGAGTTTAGATTACCAAGAAGTATAATAGATAATTTAATAAACACATTAAAAGAAGCAGGGGTTAAGTTTAAAGTAAATACAACAATAGGACAAATTATAACTATAGATAAGTTATTTGAGGATGGGTATGATGCTGTATTTATAGGTACGGGTACTTGGAATCCAAAGAGATTAAATATAAAAGGGGAAACTTTAGGAAACTCTTACTATGCAATAGATTACTTAAGATCTCCAAAGAACTATGATATAGGTGGAAAAGTGGTTGTAATAGGTGCGGGAAATGTTGCTATGGATGCAGCAAGAAGTGCTAAATATTATGGAGCTAAAGAGGTATATGTTGCTTATAGAAGAGGTTTTTCAAATATGAGTGCAACTAAAGCAGAAATAGAAGATGCATTAAAAGAAGGGGTTGAATTTTTAACATACAAAGCTCCAGTTGAAATAAATGAAAATGGGATTGTGCTTATGGATACTAAAAAAAATATTGATGAAGATGGAAATATTTCAGTGGTTAAGATTGAAAATAGTGAGAAATTATTTCAATGTGATTCTATCTTAATTGCAATTAGTCAAATACCACGAAATACTATTATTTCAAACAATAAAAGTTTAAAGGCTAATGATAGAGGACTTATCATAACAGATAGTGACGGAAGTACATCAAGAGAAGGAGTATTTTCTAGTGGGGATGTTGCTTATGGACCTAAAACTGTTATAGAAGCAGTAGTTTCAGCTAAAGCTGTTGCAAATTCTATAGATAATTACTTAAAATCAAAAGAAAATATTTAA
- the ssnA gene encoding putative aminohydrolase SsnA, translating to MILVGNGRLITKNEQNPYMDDGCVVIEGNVIKEIGTTKEMKEKYSDYEFIDANKKVIMPGLINTHMHIYSSFARGMAVPGKPSENFMEILENLWWRLDKKLTLEDTKYSAYATYIDSIKNGVTTVFDHHASPFDIEGSLFTIKDVAKDLGIRTNLCYEVSDRDGLKTIDQGIRENVNFIKFAQNDDSDMVKGMFGLHAAFTLSDETLEKCANEMANLDAGYHVHTAEGIDDVIINKEKYNKKVVQRLNDFNVLNDKTIAVHCIHIDSEEMELIKENKSFVVHNPESNMGNAVGCAPVVHLLNKGITVGLGTDGYTSDMFESLKVANIIHKHQLRDPRVGWAEAPTMLFENNRKIASKHYKKDLGVLKEGAYADVIVVDYIPHTPLNENTENGHIIFGMTGRSVDTTIINGKVLMKDRILLNIDEESILAKSREMSNKLWDRI from the coding sequence ATGATATTAGTTGGAAATGGGAGATTGATAACTAAAAATGAACAAAATCCATATATGGATGATGGGTGTGTAGTTATTGAAGGCAATGTTATAAAAGAGATTGGTACAACTAAAGAAATGAAGGAAAAGTACTCAGATTATGAGTTTATAGATGCGAATAAAAAGGTAATAATGCCGGGGCTTATAAACACTCATATGCATATATATAGTTCTTTTGCTAGGGGAATGGCTGTACCAGGAAAACCATCAGAAAATTTTATGGAAATTCTAGAAAATTTGTGGTGGAGATTAGATAAAAAACTTACTTTAGAAGATACAAAATATAGTGCTTATGCAACTTATATAGATTCTATAAAAAATGGGGTTACAACAGTATTTGACCACCATGCAAGTCCATTTGATATAGAGGGAAGTTTATTTACTATAAAAGATGTAGCTAAAGACTTAGGTATTAGAACAAATCTTTGTTATGAAGTATCTGATAGAGATGGATTGAAAACGATAGATCAAGGAATTCGGGAAAACGTTAATTTTATAAAATTTGCTCAAAATGACGATTCAGATATGGTAAAAGGTATGTTTGGCCTTCATGCAGCTTTTACGTTATCTGATGAAACTTTAGAAAAATGTGCAAATGAAATGGCTAATCTAGATGCTGGGTATCATGTACATACAGCAGAGGGGATAGATGATGTCATTATAAATAAAGAAAAATACAATAAAAAGGTTGTACAAAGATTAAATGATTTCAATGTTTTAAATGATAAAACTATAGCAGTTCACTGTATTCATATAGATTCTGAAGAAATGGAATTAATAAAAGAAAATAAATCTTTTGTTGTACATAATCCAGAATCTAATATGGGAAATGCAGTTGGATGTGCTCCTGTAGTTCATTTATTAAACAAAGGAATAACTGTTGGATTAGGAACTGATGGATATACAAGTGATATGTTTGAATCTTTAAAGGTTGCAAATATAATACATAAACATCAATTAAGAGATCCAAGGGTTGGATGGGCAGAAGCTCCAACTATGTTATTTGAAAACAATAGAAAAATAGCTAGTAAGCATTATAAAAAAGATCTAGGAGTTTTAAAAGAGGGAGCATATGCTGATGTAATAGTTGTAGATTATATACCACATACTCCGCTTAATGAAAATACAGAAAACGGACACATAATATTTGGGATGACAGGAAGAAGTGTTGATACAACCATAATAAATGGAAAAGTATTGATGAAGGATAGAATTTTATTAAATATTGATGAAGAGTCGATATTAGCAAAGAGTAGAGAGATGAGCAACAAATTGTGGGATAGAATATAA
- the xdh gene encoding selenium-dependent xanthine dehydrogenase: MFEFTLNGEIVQAKENKKLLEFLREDMNITSVKNGCAEGACGTCMVIIDGKATKACVFNTQKLVGKNIVTIEGMSEKEMDAYAYAFTNAGAVQCGFCIPGMVISSKALLDVNPDPTEEEIRKALRGNICRCTGYVKIVEAVKQAAKILRENIEVPKVECKGLVGDKLHRVDAVAKTLGKAEYVDDIRIDGMIYGSALRTMYPRALVKKIDIEEAKNYPGVVAVLTAKDIPGTIKVGHLKKDWDTLIPEGEITRYLGDSVALVAAKSKEALEEAKKLVKVEYEELKPLTCPEEALKEDAPEIHEGGNVLVEKELVRGNADEKIKNSKHVVTRRYSVPFNEHAFLEPECAVAGPYEDDGVIIYSSDQGVYATQHECADMLGLPHEKVRVINKMVGGGFGGKEDMSVQHHAALLAYHTKQYVKVQLTRKESIIVHPKKHAMEMEFTTSCDENGYLTALKATIVSDTGAYASLGGPVLERACTHAAGPYNYQDIDIHGKAVYTNNPPGGAFRGFGVTQSCFATESNLNLLAEMVGISPWEIRYRNAIRPGQVLPNGQIADEGTAMVETLEAVKEEYDKYPYAGIACAMKNAGVGVGIPDIGRCKLAIKDGKIHLRTSASCIGQGLATTMIQMLCQTTGLKPEDVIYQAPDTHLTPDSGNTTASRQTVFTGEATKNACLELKKELDSGKTINDLEGKEFLGTYSSVTDRMGSDKENPVSHVAYGYATQVVILDENGKLEKVIAAHDVGRAVNPINVEGQIEGGVVMSLGYALTETYPLENCVPKAKYGTLGLFKSTDAPPIEPIIIEKNKDGLAYGAKGIGEITAIPTAPATANAYYRFDKEFRTSLPLINTAYKKK, translated from the coding sequence ATGTTTGAATTCACATTAAACGGGGAAATTGTTCAAGCAAAAGAAAATAAAAAACTATTAGAGTTTTTAAGAGAAGATATGAACATAACTTCTGTAAAAAATGGATGTGCAGAGGGTGCATGTGGAACTTGTATGGTTATTATAGATGGTAAAGCTACAAAAGCTTGTGTATTTAACACACAAAAGTTAGTAGGTAAAAATATTGTTACCATAGAAGGAATGTCTGAAAAAGAAATGGATGCATATGCATATGCATTTACAAATGCAGGAGCAGTACAATGTGGGTTCTGCATACCTGGGATGGTAATAAGTTCTAAAGCATTACTAGATGTAAACCCAGATCCAACAGAAGAAGAAATAAGAAAAGCATTAAGAGGAAACATATGTAGATGTACAGGATATGTAAAGATAGTAGAAGCAGTAAAGCAAGCTGCTAAAATTCTTAGAGAAAATATAGAAGTTCCCAAAGTTGAGTGTAAAGGGCTTGTTGGAGATAAATTACATAGAGTGGATGCAGTAGCAAAAACTTTAGGTAAAGCAGAGTATGTAGATGATATTAGAATAGATGGAATGATTTATGGATCTGCATTAAGAACTATGTATCCAAGAGCTTTAGTAAAGAAAATTGATATAGAAGAAGCTAAAAATTATCCAGGTGTAGTAGCTGTATTAACTGCTAAAGATATACCTGGAACAATAAAAGTAGGTCACTTAAAGAAAGACTGGGATACGTTAATTCCAGAAGGTGAAATTACTAGATATTTAGGAGACTCAGTAGCACTAGTAGCTGCAAAATCAAAAGAAGCTTTAGAAGAAGCTAAGAAGTTAGTTAAGGTTGAGTATGAAGAACTAAAACCTTTAACTTGCCCAGAAGAAGCATTGAAAGAAGATGCACCTGAAATTCATGAGGGTGGAAATGTTTTAGTAGAAAAAGAATTAGTAAGAGGAAATGCTGATGAAAAAATAAAAAATTCTAAGCATGTAGTAACAAGAAGATATTCTGTTCCATTTAATGAGCATGCTTTTTTAGAGCCAGAATGTGCAGTAGCTGGACCTTATGAAGATGATGGTGTAATAATATATTCTTCAGATCAAGGAGTATATGCAACTCAACATGAGTGCGCAGATATGTTAGGTCTTCCACATGAAAAGGTTAGAGTAATAAATAAAATGGTTGGTGGAGGATTTGGAGGTAAAGAGGACATGAGTGTACAACATCATGCTGCTTTACTTGCATATCATACTAAGCAATATGTAAAGGTTCAACTAACTAGAAAAGAAAGCATAATAGTGCATCCAAAAAAACATGCAATGGAGATGGAGTTTACAACTTCATGTGATGAAAATGGATACTTAACAGCACTAAAAGCTACAATAGTTTCAGATACTGGGGCATATGCATCTCTAGGAGGTCCAGTATTAGAAAGAGCATGTACACATGCAGCAGGACCTTATAATTATCAAGATATAGATATACATGGTAAGGCAGTATATACAAATAATCCTCCAGGAGGGGCATTTAGAGGATTTGGAGTAACACAGAGCTGTTTTGCTACAGAATCAAATTTAAATTTACTAGCAGAAATGGTAGGAATATCTCCATGGGAGATAAGATATAGAAATGCTATAAGACCAGGTCAAGTATTACCAAATGGGCAAATAGCAGATGAAGGAACAGCTATGGTAGAAACATTAGAGGCTGTTAAGGAAGAGTATGATAAATATCCTTATGCAGGAATAGCTTGTGCTATGAAAAATGCAGGGGTAGGAGTAGGAATACCGGATATAGGTAGATGCAAGTTAGCTATAAAAGATGGGAAAATACATTTAAGAACAAGTGCATCTTGCATAGGCCAAGGATTAGCAACAACTATGATTCAAATGCTTTGTCAGACTACAGGGTTAAAACCAGAAGATGTTATATATCAAGCCCCTGATACTCATTTAACTCCTGATTCAGGAAATACTACAGCATCTAGACAAACTGTATTTACAGGAGAGGCAACAAAAAATGCATGCCTTGAACTTAAAAAGGAACTAGATTCTGGGAAAACAATAAATGACTTAGAGGGTAAAGAGTTTTTAGGAACATATTCTAGTGTGACAGATAGAATGGGATCTGATAAAGAAAATCCAGTGAGTCACGTTGCCTATGGATATGCTACTCAAGTTGTAATACTAGATGAAAATGGAAAATTAGAAAAAGTTATAGCTGCACATGATGTTGGTAGAGCAGTTAATCCAATTAATGTTGAAGGTCAAATCGAAGGTGGAGTAGTGATGTCATTAGGATATGCACTTACAGAAACTTATCCATTAGAAAATTGTGTGCCTAAAGCTAAGTATGGGACACTAGGACTTTTTAAATCAACAGATGCTCCACCAATAGAGCCTATAATAATAGAAAAAAATAAAGATGGGTTGGCATATGGAGCTAAAGGTATAGGGGAAATAACAGCAATACCAACAGCACCTGCAACAGCAAATGCTTACTATAGATTTGATAAAGAGTTTAGAACTAGCTTACCGCTTATAAATACAGCTTATAAGAAAAAATAA
- the hydA gene encoding dihydropyrimidinase, whose amino-acid sequence MGLILQGGTIVTDIKSYKADVRIENERIAEIGSDLFKEGDEIVPINGCYLVPGGIDTHTHFDLDVGTTITADNFETGTKAAIVGGTTTILDFATQSKENTLNDGLREWHDKSSGRCYSDYGFHMAITDWNDTTSKEMEDMINEGVTSFKMYMAYKDTLQVDDGIIFKALKRAKELGVLIGFHCENGDIINELINECKENNQLSPKYHQISRPVDLEVEATYRLMKIAKTANAPVYVVHLSSKAALEEVKKARLDGVKVYTETCPQYLLLDDKLYDLDGFESAKYVMSPPLRKKVDNEALWKALEDGDIDAIGTDHCSFNYKGQKDIGINDFSKIPNGGPGVEHRMGLLYTYGVKEGKISMNKFVELTSTKAAKLFGMYPQKGSIEVGSDADLVVIDPEIKNTISAENQTQNTDYTPYEGYEVDCQFRHVFLRGIEIIKEGKLTVEHPTGKYIVRTIN is encoded by the coding sequence ATGGGTCTAATTTTACAAGGTGGAACAATAGTAACGGATATAAAATCCTATAAAGCAGATGTAAGAATTGAAAATGAAAGAATAGCTGAAATTGGGTCTGATTTATTTAAAGAAGGAGATGAGATAGTACCTATAAATGGGTGCTATCTTGTACCTGGAGGAATAGATACTCACACTCATTTTGACTTAGATGTTGGAACTACAATAACAGCTGATAATTTTGAAACAGGAACTAAAGCAGCTATAGTTGGAGGAACAACTACAATACTAGATTTTGCTACTCAATCAAAAGAAAATACATTAAATGATGGCCTTAGAGAATGGCATGATAAATCTAGTGGAAGATGCTATTCAGATTATGGATTTCATATGGCTATAACAGATTGGAATGATACTACATCTAAAGAAATGGAAGATATGATAAATGAGGGTGTTACATCATTTAAAATGTATATGGCATATAAAGATACACTACAAGTTGATGATGGAATTATATTCAAGGCTTTAAAAAGAGCTAAGGAGTTAGGCGTACTTATAGGATTCCACTGTGAAAATGGAGATATAATAAATGAGCTAATAAATGAATGCAAAGAAAATAATCAATTGTCACCTAAATACCATCAGATAAGTAGACCGGTAGATTTAGAAGTAGAGGCGACTTATAGATTAATGAAGATCGCAAAGACTGCAAATGCACCAGTGTATGTAGTTCATTTAAGTTCAAAAGCTGCACTAGAAGAAGTTAAAAAAGCTAGATTGGATGGGGTTAAGGTATATACAGAAACTTGCCCACAATATTTGCTTTTAGATGATAAATTATATGATTTAGATGGGTTTGAAAGTGCTAAGTATGTGATGTCACCACCTCTTAGAAAAAAAGTAGATAACGAAGCTTTATGGAAAGCTTTAGAAGATGGAGATATTGATGCTATAGGAACAGACCATTGTTCATTTAACTATAAAGGGCAAAAGGATATTGGGATAAATGATTTTAGCAAAATTCCAAATGGAGGACCAGGAGTTGAACATAGAATGGGTCTTTTATACACATATGGAGTTAAAGAAGGAAAAATAAGCATGAATAAATTTGTAGAGTTAACATCTACAAAAGCAGCAAAATTATTTGGTATGTATCCTCAAAAAGGAAGCATTGAAGTGGGTAGCGATGCAGATTTAGTGGTTATAGATCCTGAAATAAAAAATACAATAAGCGCAGAAAATCAAACTCAAAATACGGACTATACTCCATACGAAGGATACGAAGTTGATTGCCAGTTTAGGCATGTATTTTTAAGGGGGATTGAAATTATAAAAGAAGGAAAGTTAACAGTAGAACATCCTACTGGAAAGTATATAGTAAGAACTATAAACTAG